One window from the genome of Thermomicrobiales bacterium encodes:
- the treS gene encoding maltose alpha-D-glucosyltransferase produces MVNRKRRTVEQFPEENPLWYKDAVIYQAHVRAFRDSNADGIGDFAGLIEKLDYLQDLGVTAIWILPFYPSPLRDDGYDIADYTDVNPIYGTIRDARTFVREAHRRGLRVITELVFNHTSDQHAWFQRARTANPGTPARDFYVWSDTGTEYPEARIIFKDFEVSNWTWDRVAGAYYWHRFYSSQPDLNFDNPRVHEALFKAMSFWLDAGVDGVRLDAIPYLYEREGTNCENLPETHAFLKKVRAFVDNNYRDRMLLAEANQWPEDTVEYFGDGDECHMAFNFPVMPRLYMALRMEDRYPIVDILDQTPEIPDNCQWAMFLRNHDELTLEMVTDEERDYMYRAYAQDPQARINLGIRRRLAPLVQNNRRRIELLNGLLFSLPGTPIIYYGDEIGMGDNIFLGDRNGVRTPMQWSGDRNAGFSDANSQRLFLPVITDPEYHYSTVNVETQQANPQSLLWWMKRLIALRKRYRAFGRGTIEFLNPDNRKVLSFIRTYEDEVILVVANLSRFAQGVELDLSSYRGMAPVEMFGRTEFPQIGELPYFVTLGPHSFYFFSLEQQRVSGERISSDDDVSALPQLAVRGDWATVFSGSAHDRFTQMLPEYLLSRRWFAGKARRPRQATITDRLTVPYDGTSAQMLILRVEYAEGDPDTYVLPLAFATGERAQDISNYMPHAIFTRLSANGADGLLYDAMWDPAFGQALVGLISRRGRLRGERGAISAFTTRAYRTLTAGMDQLPEATNVRAEQSNSSVTLGDRLILKVIRRLAPGINPDLEIGRALTERSELANIAPVAGAIEYRASGEEPMTLGILQGFVKNEGDAWSYALDVAANFYDRMLADRPEIETVVTSTRQLLTDAENGPSEQASELVSGFLADAHLLGVRTAEMHIALSGLDDPAFAPESYTTMGQRSLYQSTRSYANEVFQTLRKQHKHLPDDLIDDVDRLLALQPQLLAHYRTVVDRRIDGQRIRVHGDYHLGQVLFTGRDFVIIDFEGEPMRPLSQRRIKRSPLRDVAGMLRSFDYAAWSALLELRESGLLTADDPDPRSWALFWYQWVASSFLAGYLETAAGESFLPSDRETLGLLLDILLLDKAIYELNYELNNRPDWVRIPLSGLLDLLAPLAID; encoded by the coding sequence ATGGTGAATCGAAAGCGTCGTACCGTCGAGCAATTCCCCGAAGAAAATCCGCTCTGGTACAAGGACGCAGTCATCTATCAGGCGCACGTGCGGGCGTTTCGCGACTCGAACGCTGACGGTATCGGCGACTTCGCCGGCCTGATCGAGAAGCTCGATTATCTGCAGGATCTCGGCGTCACCGCGATCTGGATTTTGCCGTTCTACCCATCACCATTGCGCGACGACGGCTACGACATCGCCGATTACACCGACGTCAACCCGATCTACGGCACCATTCGCGACGCCCGGACATTCGTCCGCGAGGCGCACCGGCGCGGTCTGCGGGTCATCACTGAGCTCGTCTTCAACCACACGTCAGACCAGCACGCCTGGTTCCAGCGCGCACGCACAGCCAATCCGGGTACACCGGCGCGTGACTTCTATGTCTGGAGCGACACCGGCACCGAGTACCCTGAGGCGCGCATCATCTTCAAGGACTTCGAGGTCTCCAACTGGACCTGGGATCGCGTCGCCGGTGCGTACTACTGGCATCGCTTCTACTCCAGCCAGCCCGATCTGAACTTCGACAATCCGCGAGTTCACGAAGCGCTGTTCAAGGCCATGAGCTTCTGGCTCGACGCCGGCGTCGACGGCGTGCGGCTGGATGCGATCCCCTATCTCTACGAGCGCGAAGGCACCAACTGTGAGAACCTGCCCGAGACGCACGCGTTCCTGAAGAAGGTGCGTGCGTTTGTCGACAACAACTATCGCGACCGGATGCTGCTGGCCGAGGCGAATCAGTGGCCGGAGGACACCGTCGAGTATTTCGGCGACGGTGACGAATGCCATATGGCCTTCAACTTCCCGGTCATGCCACGGCTCTACATGGCACTGCGGATGGAGGATCGCTACCCGATCGTCGACATCCTCGATCAGACGCCGGAGATCCCCGACAACTGCCAGTGGGCCATGTTCCTGCGCAATCACGATGAGCTGACGCTCGAAATGGTGACCGACGAGGAGCGCGACTACATGTATCGCGCCTACGCGCAGGATCCGCAGGCGCGGATCAACCTCGGCATCCGCCGCCGCCTCGCCCCACTCGTGCAGAACAACCGACGGCGCATCGAGCTGCTCAACGGCCTGCTGTTTTCGCTGCCCGGCACGCCGATCATCTACTATGGCGACGAGATCGGCATGGGCGACAACATCTTCCTCGGCGATCGCAACGGCGTTCGCACGCCGATGCAGTGGAGCGGCGACCGCAACGCCGGTTTCTCCGACGCCAATTCGCAACGCCTCTTCCTGCCGGTCATCACCGACCCGGAGTACCACTACTCGACCGTCAATGTTGAGACGCAGCAGGCTAATCCGCAGTCGTTGCTCTGGTGGATGAAGCGGTTGATTGCGCTGCGCAAGCGCTACCGGGCGTTTGGACGCGGGACGATCGAGTTTCTCAATCCCGATAACCGCAAGGTGCTCAGCTTCATCCGGACGTACGAGGACGAAGTCATCCTGGTCGTAGCCAACCTGTCGCGCTTCGCGCAGGGCGTCGAGCTAGACCTGTCGAGCTATCGCGGTATGGCACCGGTCGAGATGTTTGGTCGGACTGAGTTCCCGCAGATCGGCGAGTTGCCCTACTTCGTCACGCTCGGCCCGCACTCGTTCTACTTCTTCTCGCTGGAACAGCAGCGCGTCAGTGGCGAGCGCATATCGTCGGACGACGATGTCTCTGCGCTGCCCCAGCTCGCTGTCCGAGGCGACTGGGCAACGGTGTTCAGTGGGAGTGCGCACGACCGGTTCACGCAGATGTTGCCCGAGTACCTGCTGTCGCGGCGCTGGTTCGCTGGCAAGGCACGCCGTCCGCGGCAGGCCACGATCACTGATCGTCTGACTGTGCCCTACGACGGAACGTCGGCGCAAATGCTGATTCTGCGCGTCGAATATGCCGAGGGTGACCCGGACACGTACGTCTTGCCGTTGGCCTTCGCCACCGGTGAGCGGGCGCAGGACATCAGCAACTACATGCCGCACGCGATCTTCACGCGGCTGAGCGCCAACGGTGCGGACGGTCTGCTGTACGACGCGATGTGGGACCCGGCATTCGGTCAGGCGCTCGTGGGCCTGATCAGCCGTCGAGGGCGCCTGCGTGGTGAGCGTGGCGCAATCTCGGCGTTCACGACGCGAGCTTATCGCACGCTGACTGCCGGGATGGATCAGTTGCCCGAAGCGACGAACGTCCGCGCCGAGCAGAGCAACAGCTCCGTCACGCTGGGCGATCGGCTCATCCTGAAGGTGATTCGCCGTCTCGCACCGGGCATCAACCCCGACCTGGAGATCGGCAGGGCACTCACCGAGCGCAGCGAACTCGCCAACATCGCGCCGGTGGCCGGGGCGATTGAATACCGCGCATCTGGCGAAGAGCCGATGACGCTCGGCATCCTGCAGGGCTTCGTCAAAAACGAGGGCGATGCCTGGTCGTACGCGCTCGATGTCGCCGCGAATTTCTACGATCGGATGCTGGCCGACCGCCCGGAGATTGAGACGGTTGTCACCAGCACCCGGCAGCTGCTGACCGATGCCGAAAACGGCCCCAGTGAGCAGGCGTCTGAACTCGTGAGCGGCTTCCTCGCCGACGCCCACCTGCTGGGCGTGCGCACTGCCGAGATGCACATTGCGCTGTCTGGCCTGGACGATCCCGCATTCGCGCCGGAGAGCTACACCACCATGGGCCAGCGCTCGCTCTATCAATCGACGCGCAGCTACGCCAACGAGGTGTTCCAGACGCTGCGCAAGCAGCACAAGCACCTGCCGGACGATCTGATCGATGACGTTGACCGCCTGCTCGCGCTGCAGCCGCAATTGCTGGCGCACTACCGCACGGTCGTTGACCGGCGCATCGACGGGCAACGTATCCGCGTACACGGCGACTACCATCTGGGGCAGGTGCTGTTCACCGGGCGGGACTTCGTCATCATCGATTTCGAGGGTGAGCCGATGCGACCGCTCAGCCAGCGGCGTATCAAGCGCTCGCCCCTGCGAGACGTCGCCGGGATGCTTCGGTCGTTCGACTACGCCGCCTGGTCGGCGCTGCTGGAGTTGCGCGAGAGCGGCCTGCTTACCGCAGACGATCCCGATCCGCGGTCATGGGCCCTCTTCTGGTACCAGTGGGTCGCCTCGTCGTTTCTGGCCGGCTACCTTGAGACAGCCGCAGGGGAAAGCTTCCTGCCAAGCGACCGCGAGACGCTCGGATTGCTGCTGGACATCCTGCTGCTGGACAAGGCGATCTATGAGCTGAACTACGAGCTCAACAATCGACCTGACTGGGTGCGCATCCCTCTGTCTGGCTTGCTTGACCTGTTGGCTCCGCTCGCGATCGACTAG
- a CDS encoding alpha-1,4-glucan--maltose-1-phosphate maltosyltransferase produces the protein MTDGRSRVVIEGVRPEIDCGRFAIKRVTGESVSVEADVYTDGHDEVAAILQYRRVGDRDWIETAMEPLGNDRWRSTFTVADLGRYEYTIIAWVDRFRTWVHDLEKRVAAEQDVAVDLRIGAQIVAAAAKGSKRADGTSLRRIAKQLDKNAESAVDTALSAELAELMWRCGKREHAVTYDKVLPVRVDPPLARFSAWYELFPRSTAQTEGEHGTLRDVERLLPYIAELGFDILYLPPIHPIGRQFRKGPNNTTEAEPDDLGSPWAIGGPEGGHRDVHPCLGTLEDVRHLAEAARTHEISLALDIAFQASPDHPYVATNAEWFRARPDGTIQYAENPPKKYQDIYPFDFETDDWQGLWDELTDVVRHWCRQGVRVFRVDNPHTKPFAFWEHLIGTIKAEYPETIFLSEAFTRPKVMARLAKVGFTQSYTYFTWRTTRWELEEYLTELTQSELQEYFRPSFWPNTPDILPEHLQYGGRPMFIARLILAATLSSSYGIYGPAFELLEHEPLAVGREEYLNSEKYEIRRWDLERRDSLREIIGIVNRVRRSHPALQRNDTLQFHPTDNDQLIAYTKIDGESGDIVLTVVNMDPHHTQSGWIDLQIHDLGLDQGETYQVHDLLGGGHYLWSGYRNFVMLDPHAMPAHIFHVRRHVHSEHDFDYFM, from the coding sequence CTACACCGATGGCCACGATGAGGTCGCGGCGATCCTGCAATATCGCCGGGTAGGTGACCGCGACTGGATCGAGACTGCGATGGAGCCGCTCGGCAACGATCGCTGGCGGTCAACGTTTACGGTCGCCGATCTGGGCCGCTACGAATACACGATCATTGCCTGGGTCGATCGCTTCCGGACCTGGGTGCATGACCTCGAAAAGCGTGTCGCTGCCGAGCAGGACGTCGCAGTCGATTTGCGCATCGGCGCGCAGATCGTGGCTGCCGCTGCCAAGGGCTCGAAGCGAGCCGACGGGACGAGCCTTAGACGGATCGCCAAGCAGCTCGATAAGAATGCAGAGAGTGCGGTCGATACCGCGCTCTCCGCCGAGCTGGCCGAGCTGATGTGGCGCTGCGGCAAGCGCGAGCACGCCGTCACCTACGACAAGGTGCTGCCGGTGCGCGTTGATCCGCCGCTGGCCCGCTTCAGCGCCTGGTACGAGCTGTTCCCGCGTTCGACAGCGCAGACGGAAGGCGAGCACGGCACCCTGCGCGATGTCGAGCGGCTGCTGCCGTACATCGCCGAGCTTGGGTTCGACATTCTCTATCTGCCGCCGATCCACCCGATCGGCCGCCAGTTCCGCAAGGGGCCGAACAACACCACCGAGGCAGAGCCGGACGATCTGGGCAGCCCGTGGGCAATCGGTGGACCCGAGGGCGGCCACCGTGACGTGCACCCGTGCCTCGGCACGCTGGAGGACGTGCGGCATCTCGCCGAGGCAGCCCGCACCCACGAGATTTCGCTGGCGCTCGACATCGCTTTCCAGGCGTCGCCCGATCACCCGTACGTGGCGACGAACGCCGAGTGGTTCCGCGCTCGGCCGGACGGCACGATCCAGTACGCCGAGAACCCGCCGAAGAAGTATCAGGACATCTACCCGTTCGACTTCGAGACGGACGACTGGCAGGGGTTGTGGGATGAGCTGACCGACGTGGTGCGCCACTGGTGTCGCCAGGGTGTCCGCGTCTTCCGGGTCGATAATCCGCACACCAAGCCATTCGCCTTCTGGGAGCATCTGATCGGGACGATCAAGGCCGAGTATCCGGAGACGATCTTTCTCTCGGAGGCGTTTACCCGCCCGAAGGTCATGGCGCGGCTGGCGAAGGTCGGCTTCACCCAGTCGTACACCTACTTCACCTGGCGGACGACACGCTGGGAGCTGGAGGAGTACCTGACCGAGCTGACGCAGAGCGAGCTGCAGGAGTATTTCCGGCCCAGCTTCTGGCCGAACACACCAGACATTCTGCCCGAGCACCTGCAATATGGCGGGCGCCCGATGTTCATCGCGCGGCTGATTCTGGCAGCGACACTCTCGTCCAGCTACGGGATCTACGGCCCCGCGTTCGAGCTACTGGAGCACGAGCCGCTCGCGGTCGGGCGCGAGGAGTATCTGAATTCGGAGAAGTACGAGATCCGCCGCTGGGATCTGGAGCGGCGCGATAGCCTGCGCGAGATCATTGGCATCGTCAATCGCGTCCGACGGTCGCACCCCGCCCTGCAGCGCAACGACACACTGCAATTCCACCCGACCGACAACGACCAGCTCATCGCCTACACCAAGATCGACGGGGAGTCGGGCGACATCGTGCTGACCGTCGTCAACATGGACCCGCACCACACGCAGTCCGGCTGGATCGATCTGCAGATTCACGACCTCGGTCTGGATCAGGGCGAGACGTATCAGGTGCACGACTTGCTCGGCGGTGGGCACTACCTCTGGAGCGGCTACCGCAACTTCGTCATGCTCGATCCGCACGCGATGCCGGCACACATCTTCCATGTTCGGCGGCACGTGCACTCCGAGCACGACTTCGACTATTTCATGTAA
- a CDS encoding helix-turn-helix transcriptional regulator, with product MGINKDLIAATSTPIVLAILAEDDSYGYAILQRVREVSGGRMEWTDGMLYPVLHRLERLGHVEARWETADTGRRRKYYRITAQGEAQLAEERRQWLAVDSTMRNIWNALSAPVADGASAAFGAAPEGAGQ from the coding sequence ATGGGGATCAACAAGGACCTGATTGCTGCGACATCAACGCCGATCGTTCTGGCGATTCTGGCGGAGGACGACAGTTACGGCTACGCGATTCTGCAGCGGGTGCGGGAAGTGTCCGGTGGGCGGATGGAGTGGACCGACGGGATGCTCTATCCGGTGCTGCATCGCCTCGAGCGCCTCGGCCACGTCGAGGCGCGCTGGGAGACGGCGGACACCGGCCGACGGCGCAAGTACTACCGCATCACCGCACAGGGCGAGGCGCAACTGGCCGAGGAGCGCCGACAGTGGCTGGCCGTCGATTCGACGATGCGCAATATCTGGAACGCGCTATCCGCTCCGGTAGCTGACGGGGCATCGGCAGCGTTTGGCGCTGCGCCGGAAGGAGCCGGGCAATGA